TTCCGTTGCCCGCACCCCGATGGGTGGCTTTCAGGGCGATCTGTCCGGCCTGACCGGCCCCCAGCTCGGCGCGGTCGCCATCAAGGCGGCGGTCGAGCGCGCCGGGCTGTCGCCCGAGCAGGTCGAGGAGGTCATCATGGGATGCGTGCTGCCCGCAGGCGTCGGTCAGGCGCCCGCACGTCAGGCCTCGCTGGGTGCAGGCCTGCCGCTGTCGGCCGGTTGCACCACGGTCAACAAGGTGTGTGGCTCAGGCATGAAGGCCACGATGCTGGCGCACGATCTGCTGCTGGCCGGAACCAACGATGTGATGGTGTCGGGCGGCATGGAGTCGATGTCGAACGCCCCCTACCTGCTGCCCAAGGCGCGCAGCGGCTATCGCCTCGGTCATGGTCAGATGCTCGATCACATGTTCCTCGACGGCCTGGAGGACAGCTATTCGAAGGAGACCAAGGGTCGTCTGATGGGCACCTTTGCCGAGGATTGTGCCTCGCACTTCGACTTTACCCGTGCGGCACAGGATGAGTTTGCGGTGGCGTCCACGACGCGTGCGCAGAACGCGATCAATGGCGGTGCATTCAGCTGGGAAGTGGCACCGGTGACGGTCTCCGGGCGCAAGGGCGATGTCGTGGTGGACAAGGACGAGCAGCCGCTGAAGGCGCAGCTCGACAAGATCGGCAGCCTCAAGCCTGCGTTCAGGAAGGACGGTACGGTCACGGCAGCAAACTCGTCGTCGATCTCCGATGGTGCGGCTGCGCTGGTACTGATGCGCAAGTCGACGGCGGAAAGGCTCGGCCTTTCGCCGCTGGCAACGATCATTGGCCACGCCACCCACGCGCAGGAGCCGGCGTGGTTTACGACGGCGCCGGTCGGTGCGATGCAGAAGGTGCTGGCCAAGGCTGGCTGGGGCGTCGAAGACGTCGACCTGTGGGAGATCAACGAGGCCTTTGCCGTGGTGACCATGGCGGCGATGAAGGAAATGAAGCTGCCGCATGACAGGGTCAACGTGAATGGCGGCGCTTGCGCGCTGGGTCATCCGATCGGTGCCTCGGGTGCCCGCATTCTGGTGACGCTGATCGGTGCGCTGCGCGCCAAGGGGCTCAAGCGTGGCGTTGCCAGCCTGTGCATCGGCGGTGGCGAGGCGACGGCGATGGCGATCGAGGTGAACACCTCGGTGAACTGCGGCTGATGGTTTGAAACCAGAAGGACCCGTGCGCGAAACCGCCGGCCGCGCCGCGTGCTTGTTCCGTGCGCTGCGGAACTCGGCCTGCGGCCTCGGACAGTCCTCGCGCACTCCTCAAGCACCCGACACGACCGGCTTGGCCGGTGTGCCCTCCCTAATCAATGCAATGAAGGCGCTAGCCTTCCTTGGGAAACTCCATGATTCTGACTGCTGAACAGGAAATGATCCGCGACTCCATCCGTGCTTTTGCGCAGGAGCGCCTTGCACCCTTTGCGGCCGACTGGGACCGCAATCACACCTTTCCGGCCGAAGCGCTGAAGGAACTCGCCGCGCTCGGCGCGCTGGGCATGGTTGTGCCCGAGGAGTGGGGCGGTGCCGGCATGGACTACATGAGCCTGGTGCTGGCGCTGGAAGAGATTGCCGCCGGCGACGGCGCAACCTCGACCATCGTCAGTGTGCAGAACTCGCTGCCCTGCGGCATCCTCAACCGTTTCGGTACCGACGCACAGAAGGAAGCCTGGCTGAAGCTGCTCGCCCGCGGCGAGAAGCTGGGCTGCTTCTGCCTGACCGAGCCGCATGTCGGCTCCGACGCGTCGGCCATCCGCACCTCGGCGGTGCGTGAGGGCGACGAGTGGGTGCTCAACGGGGTCAAGCAGTTCATCACCTCGGGCAAGCATGCCGACATGGCCATCGTGTTTGCAGTCACCGACAAGGCTGCGGGCAAGAAGGGCATTACCTGTTTCCTCGTTCCCGCCAACGCGCCCGGTTACCAGGTGGGGCGCATCGAGGAGAAGATGGGCCAGAAGGCGTCCGACACCACGCAGATCCTGTTCGAGAACTGCCGCATTCCGGCCGATTCGGTGATCGGTGAGGAAGGTCAGGGCTACAAGATCGCGCTGGCCAACCTCGAGGCGGGTCGCATCGGTATCGCCGCGCAGTGCCTGGGCATGGCGCGTGCCGCGCTGGAGGCGGCGGTCAAGTATGCGCAGGAACGCGAGAGCTTCGGCAAGCCGATCTTCGAGCATCAGGCGGTCAATTTCCGCCTTGCCGACATGGCGACACAGCTTGAGGCCGCGCGCCAGCTCGTGTGGCATGCGGCCACGCTCAAGGATGCCGGTCGGCCCTGCCTCAAGGAGGCGTCGATGGCCAAGCTGTTTGCCTCCGAGATGGCCGAAAAGGTCTGCTCCGACGCGATTCAGGTGCATGGCGGCTATGGCTACGTCAGCGACTTCCCGGTCGAGCGCATCTACCGCGATGTCCGTGTGTGCCAGATCTACGAGGGTGCGAGCGATATCCAGAAGCTGGTGATCGGTCGCGCGCTCGCCGGCTGATCGTCAGCCGTGCTTCCGGTCCTGCGGGTTGTGGTGGCGGGTTTCCCTCCCTCTCTTCCCGTTGCTGAATCCGCAGGATTTTTTCCAGTCTTGATGGAGTGACTGCCGTGCCCGGTACTGCAAACCCGATTGAATTCTGGTTCGATTTTTCCTCGCCCTACGGCTACTTCATGGCGGAAAAGATCGATGCGCTGGCCGCCAGGTATGGCCGCGAAGTGGCCTGGCATCCATACTTGCTGGGTGCGGTGTACAAGGTTACCGGTGGCGTGCCGCTGACCGGCCTGCCGATGAAGGGCGAATACGCGCTGCACGACATCGTCCGCAGCGCCCGTTATCTTGGGCTGCCATTCGTGGTCCCCGAGCCGTTCCCGGTGGCAACCCAGCATGCCGCACGTGCGTTCTACCATCTGCAGGACACCGATCCGGCGCTGGCGCGACGCTTTGCGCTGGCCGTATTCCGCGCCTTCTTTGTCGACGGTCTCGACATCTCGTCGCTCGATACGGTAAAGCAGGTGGCCGAATCCGTCGGCGCGCCGGGTGATGAACTCGGTGCAGCCGTCTCAGCCGATGCCATCAAGGCCAGACTGAAGGCCGAATGCGAGGCGGCCCTTGCGCGCGGGATCTTCGGTTCGCCTTATGTCGTCATCGATGGCGAGTGCTTCTGGGGTGTCGACCGCCTGCCTCAGATCGAGCGCTGGCTGGAGACGGGCGGCTTCTGAGTCTGCCGGGTCACACCTCGAAGCCGTCGCCGGTCGCAAAGAAGTGCCCGCCGGCACGATAGTGGATGGTGCGTTTTCCCCATCCTGAAATGACCATCGGCCGTTGCTGAAGACGGCCGGGTCGGCCCAGGCGGCCACCACTTCGGCCACAAACAGATCGTACTTGCGCTGATTCTCCGGTTCGGGAATCACCCTGCACTCCAGCCAGCCGAGGCAGCCTTCAACGAGCGGGGCGCCGACGGCAGACGCCGGGCTCGTCGTGATCTCCAGCGCTGCGAGCTTGTCACCCTCGCGGCCGCTGACCGACCCCGCCTGCAGCACGGTCTCGGCGATCCTCAGGGACGGGATGTTGAGCACGAACTCTCCACTGGCCTCGACAAGCTCTCGTGTCAGGGTACTGCGGTCTATCACCACGGCAACCTTGGGCGGGTCGAAGTCGAGCGGCATTGCCCACGACGCGGCCATGACGTTCCGGCGCTCGCCCGCAGCGCTGCTGACGAGCGTGACCGGGCCGTGGTTCAGCAGCAGGTAGGCCTTGTTCAGATCGACGGCCGTGCGTTGGCTCATGAGGCAGACACTCCTGTACTCGTGAAACGGTCAAGGGTACGACAGGGCGCTGCCGGTTTGTGGGCAAGCTGAGCGTAGAATGCCCATCCACGGCAAGACTGTTCTGGCCGGCATGCACTTTCCCGTTTGCAGATCGTGTTCAGCTAACCCATGCGTCAATTTCTGCATTCACTGCGCGCCAGGCTGGTTGCACTGGTAGTACTCGTAGCCCTTCCGGGTGTGGCGATGCTGGCTGTCAACGCATGGAAGGGGCGCATCGAGGCGATCGAGGGTGCCCAGCAGCAGGCGATCGATACCGCCAGCCTCCTGGCAAGTGATCAGGCTCGCCTGATCGAGGAAACGCGGCGCTACCTGGAGCGCCTGGCCCAGTTTCCGGAAGTTCAGCAGCCGGCATCCCCTGCATGCAGCGCGTTTCTGACCAAGGTGCTGGGGCTGACGGAGCGTTACGTCAATCTGGGCGTACCGGGTGCGGATGGTGAACTGCTGTGCAACGCCTTGCCGCTGAAGACCCGGGTCAATGTTGCGGACCGCTCATACATCCGCCGTGCGCTCGACAAGGGGGAGTTTTCGATCGGCGAGTTCCAGACCGACCGGGCCGCAGGCGTGACCAGCGTGAATTTTGCCTACCCTGTTGTTGCGCCAGCCGATGGCCGCGTCGTGGGGGCCGCCGTTGCGGTCATTTCACTCTCGTGGTGGAGCGAGCGTCTGGCCGAGACGCGGCTGCCGGAGAAATCGATTGCCTACATTGCCGATGCGGACAACCGGATCGTGGCGCATTTTCCCGAGGCCCGGGATCGCCTGGGGCTGAAGCTCGGCGAGCTGAACATCCAGACGCCGGACGCGGACAGTGCCTCGAACTACACGGTCGCGGTCAGCAAGGACGGGAGCGGAATAACGCGCATCTTCGCCCTCATGCGGCTGGTCGATCGCGATTTCGGCAGTCCGGTCTTTGTCGGCGTCGGCATCCCTTTCGATGCACGGATGGCAGCGATCGAATCGCAGGCAATCAAGGGCGCGCTGATGCTGCTGTTCTTCGTCGCGCTGATGTTCGTGACGGCGATGTGGGGCGTGCGGGTGAGCATCCTGCAGCCTCTTGAGCAGCTGACCCGGTCGACGGGGGCGCTGGAGTCAGGCAAGCATCAGCACGTCGCGCAGTTCAAGGGCGCGCTTGAGCTGGTCCGGCTGCAGGAGCGTTTCTCGCGCATGGCGAGAAAGCGGCTGGAGACCGAGAAGCAGCTGCAGGACAGCAAGAACTACAACCGCATGCTGTTCGAGACGACGCCGGTCGGTCTGGCGCTGCGCTCCCGGGACGGGCGGCTGCTCGACGTCAACCCGGCGTTTGCCGCGATTCTCGGGCGCACGATTGCGGAAACCAAGGCGCTCAATTATCGGGACATCATCGAGCCGGAGCGGGCCGACGACGAAGTCCGTCAGCTGGAACGTCTTCGCGTCATGGAGTCGTGCTGCCGTTACGAAGTCGATTACCGGCACCGTGATGGCCACAGCATCCCGGTGCGCGTATCCAGCATGGTGCTTGAGCGCGGTGGGGAGCGGCTGATCTGGTCGAGTGTCGAGGACGTGACCGCGGACAAGCAGGCCGAGGCCAGTCTTCGTCTGGCCGCCAGTGTCTTCACCCATGCCCGCGAAGGCATCTTCATCACCGATGCCGAGGGCAGGATCGTCGATGCAAACCAGACCTTCTGCGAGATCACCGGTTACGCTCGCGAAGAGTTCATCGGCCAGCCCGCGAACCTGCTTGGGTCGGGCAGCCAGACGCCCGACTATCACGCCGCCATGTGGCGGATGCTGCGAGAACGCGGTCACTGGTATGGCGAGATCTGGAGCGACAAGAAGAGCGGCGAACACTATGCGGCGATGCTCACGATCAGTTCGGTGCGGGACATCAGCGGCGGCATCACGAACTACGTTGCCCTGCTGACCGACATCACCCTGATGAAGGCGCACGAAAAGCAGCTTGAGCATATCGCGCACTACGATGCACTGACCGGGCTCCCGAACCGGGTGCTGCTGGCGGACCGGTTGAAGCATGCGATGGCGCAGAGTCAGCGGCGGGGGCTGTCGCTTGCCGTCGCCTATCTCGATCTGGATGGCTTCAAGCCGGTCAATGACACGCATGGACACAATGTCGGCGACAAGCTTCTGAACGTCCTTTCCGACCGCATGAAGGATGCGTTGCGGGACGGCGATACGCTGGCGCGCATCGGCGGCGACGAGTTCGTCGCAGTGCTGACCGACCTCCACACGCGGAAGGACGGTGAGGTCGTGCTTGATCGCATGCTGCAGGCAGTGGCCGAGCCGGTGACCGTCGATGGGCTCGTACTGCGTGTTTCCGCGAGTATCGGGGTCACGCTGTATCCGCAGGATGCCGCAGAGGCCGAAGTGCTGATGCGCCATGCCGACCAGGCCATGTATCTGGCCAAGCAGGCCGGCAAGAATCGCTGCCACTTTTTCGACGTCAGCTACGACGCTGAGCTCAAATCCCTGCACGCCAGCCGCCAGGCCGTCCGCGAGGGCTTCGAGCGGGGAGAGTTTCTGCTTCACTACCAACCCAAGGTCAACCTGAAGACCGGAGTGGTGGTCGGCCTGGAGGCGCTGATCCGGTGGCAGCATCCGGTTCGCGGCTTGCTGGTGCCGGACGGTTTTCTGCCCCAGATCGAGGATCATGTCATCAGCGTCGAGGTCGGCGAGTGGGTGATCGATACGGTGCTCAGCCAGCTGGATGCATGGCGTGCCGCCGGACTCAACCTGCCGGTCAGCGTGAACGTCGGCGCACGCCAGTTGCAGCAAGGCGATTTCGTCGTGCGTCTTGCTGCGCTGCTTGCGGCCCACCCGGAGGTGGATCCGCAGCTGCTCGAGCTTGAGATCGTGGAGACCAATGCGCTCGAAGACATGGAGCAGGTCTGCGAGCTGATGCACGCCTGCCTTGCGATGGGCGTCAGGTTTTCGCTGGACGACTTCGGTACCGGGTATTCCTCGCTGACCTACCTGAGACGCCTGCCTGCAGGCCTGCTGAAAATCGACCAGAGCTTTGTGCGGGACATGCTCGACGATGCCGACGATATGGCAATCGTCGAGGGCGTCGTCGGTCTGGCCGCGGCCTTCCAGCGCGATGTGCTCGCCGAGGGGGTCGAAACCGTGGCGCATGGAACGAAACTGCTCGAGCTGGGCTGCGTGCTTGCCCAGGGCTTTGGGATTGCGCGTCCGATGCCGTCGGACGCGGTGCCTGCGTGGGTGACCAGCTGGCGACCCGATTCGGCGTGGAACCCCGGCAAGCCGGACGCCGGGGCGGGCGACGGAGGTGGGGACGCAGGGTAAAATGCGCGGCGTCCACTTCACCCCACCCGCCATGCACAAGACCCTGACGTCCTTCACCGGCTCGTCTGCGCCGGCCGAATTCGATCATCCGCGTCCAGCGCGTCTGCTCGAGGGCAATCCCTTGCGCACGACCTGGAATCATTACGAACAGGACGGCGTGTCTGCCGGCGCCTGGTCCTGCGAACCCGGTGCCTGGCGCATCGCCTTCGCCGACGATACCGACGAGTTCTTCCACGTGTTGAGCGGGCGCATCCGCATCACCGATGAGGGCGGGGTGGCGCGTGAGTTCGGTGCGGGCGAAGCCTGCGTGATCCCCGCCGGCTTCAAGGGCGTGTTCGAGGTGCTGGAGGCGGTCAGCAAGCACTACGTATTGGTGAAACGAGGGGCACAGTGATGCTGCAGGCAGGGCGTGGTTCCGGCTGGCTGTGCGAAAGAGGAGCTTGCCGGTGTCGAACGTGCAGAAGCTGAACGCCGAAACGGCGCAGGCTATCAAGGTCCTGAGCGGGCTGGATTTTTCCGGTGCAGAGGCGCGGGCGCTGGGCGGCGGCTGCATCAACCGGGTGCTCGAGGTGCGCGCGCATGACGGGCCCTGCTGTCTCAAGCTGAACGCTGCGGGCGCACTGCCGATGTTCGATGCTGAGGCCGATGGCCTGGCGGCGCTGGCCGGGAATGGTGCCTTTCGGGTGCCGCAGGTCCTGGCGTGCGGTGCGACGGCGGATGAGGCCTTCCTGCTGCTTGAATACATCGAACTGCATCCGCTCTCGGGCGCGGAAGATGGCCGCCGCTTTGCCGAAGCGCTGGTGCAACTGCATCTCGATATTGGTGAGGACTTTGGCTGGGGGCGCGACAACTTCATCGGCGCAAGTCCTCAGGCGAACACCCCGCACCACGCCTGGGCACAATTCTTCGTCAGATGCCGGCTGGCGCCGCAGCTGGAACGGGCGCGCTCAGCCGGCTACGGCACGGCGCTTGGGTCCGAGCTCGAACAGGTGCTGGCGCGTGTGCCTGCCATGTTCCTGGACTACTGTCCGCGCCCCAGCCTGCTCCATGGCGATCTGTGGAACGGCAACGCCGCCGTGGATGCCGGGGGCCGGCCGGTGATCTTCGATCCTGCCGTCTATCGCGGCGACCGCGATGCGGACCTGGCGATGAGCGAGCTGTTTGGCGGCTTCCCCACCGCCTTCTACGCCACCTACCGTGCGGCCTTGCCGCCGGCCGAAGGCTACGCGCAGCGCAAGACGCTCTACAACCTTTATCACGTGCTGAACCATCTCAACCTCTTCGGTCGTGCCTACCTCGGGCAGGCCGAGCGCATGGTCCGCAGTCTGGCGTCCGAGCTGCTGCGCTAGCGCAGGTGGCAAGGCTCAGAGCGGGCGGCGGATGGTCATGGCGCCACGGATCTCGCCCACCGTGTAGCCGGTGGCCTTGTCGTCGGGGTACAAGGCCTGCAGCTTCGTCCTGACCGCCGGGTCGATGTCGGTATCGCTGCCGTGGCAGGACAGGCAGAGCGCCTGCGTGGGCAAGGCCTTCATGTAGCGGTAGGACTCTACCCCGCCCTCGACGACGACCTCGCCTTTCTCCAGCGTTGCGGGCGCCTCTCCGGCCGCTGCGCGGCGGTCGAAGGCCTCCAGTGCCGCGCGCTCCCAGGCGTCGGGAACCGCCTTTGGATTGCGGTTCTTGAGACTCACGCGGCGGATATTCCAGCCGGTTCTCTCCGACGCGGCCTTCGCC
This genomic interval from Parazoarcus communis contains the following:
- a CDS encoding acetyl-CoA C-acetyltransferase, with the translated sequence MSDPVVIVSVARTPMGGFQGDLSGLTGPQLGAVAIKAAVERAGLSPEQVEEVIMGCVLPAGVGQAPARQASLGAGLPLSAGCTTVNKVCGSGMKATMLAHDLLLAGTNDVMVSGGMESMSNAPYLLPKARSGYRLGHGQMLDHMFLDGLEDSYSKETKGRLMGTFAEDCASHFDFTRAAQDEFAVASTTRAQNAINGGAFSWEVAPVTVSGRKGDVVVDKDEQPLKAQLDKIGSLKPAFRKDGTVTAANSSSISDGAAALVLMRKSTAERLGLSPLATIIGHATHAQEPAWFTTAPVGAMQKVLAKAGWGVEDVDLWEINEAFAVVTMAAMKEMKLPHDRVNVNGGACALGHPIGASGARILVTLIGALRAKGLKRGVASLCIGGGEATAMAIEVNTSVNCG
- a CDS encoding acyl-CoA dehydrogenase, whose translation is MILTAEQEMIRDSIRAFAQERLAPFAADWDRNHTFPAEALKELAALGALGMVVPEEWGGAGMDYMSLVLALEEIAAGDGATSTIVSVQNSLPCGILNRFGTDAQKEAWLKLLARGEKLGCFCLTEPHVGSDASAIRTSAVREGDEWVLNGVKQFITSGKHADMAIVFAVTDKAAGKKGITCFLVPANAPGYQVGRIEEKMGQKASDTTQILFENCRIPADSVIGEEGQGYKIALANLEAGRIGIAAQCLGMARAALEAAVKYAQERESFGKPIFEHQAVNFRLADMATQLEAARQLVWHAATLKDAGRPCLKEASMAKLFASEMAEKVCSDAIQVHGGYGYVSDFPVERIYRDVRVCQIYEGASDIQKLVIGRALAG
- a CDS encoding 2-hydroxychromene-2-carboxylate isomerase, translated to MPGTANPIEFWFDFSSPYGYFMAEKIDALAARYGREVAWHPYLLGAVYKVTGGVPLTGLPMKGEYALHDIVRSARYLGLPFVVPEPFPVATQHAARAFYHLQDTDPALARRFALAVFRAFFVDGLDISSLDTVKQVAESVGAPGDELGAAVSADAIKARLKAECEAALARGIFGSPYVVIDGECFWGVDRLPQIERWLETGGF
- a CDS encoding EAL domain-containing protein; its protein translation is MRQFLHSLRARLVALVVLVALPGVAMLAVNAWKGRIEAIEGAQQQAIDTASLLASDQARLIEETRRYLERLAQFPEVQQPASPACSAFLTKVLGLTERYVNLGVPGADGELLCNALPLKTRVNVADRSYIRRALDKGEFSIGEFQTDRAAGVTSVNFAYPVVAPADGRVVGAAVAVISLSWWSERLAETRLPEKSIAYIADADNRIVAHFPEARDRLGLKLGELNIQTPDADSASNYTVAVSKDGSGITRIFALMRLVDRDFGSPVFVGVGIPFDARMAAIESQAIKGALMLLFFVALMFVTAMWGVRVSILQPLEQLTRSTGALESGKHQHVAQFKGALELVRLQERFSRMARKRLETEKQLQDSKNYNRMLFETTPVGLALRSRDGRLLDVNPAFAAILGRTIAETKALNYRDIIEPERADDEVRQLERLRVMESCCRYEVDYRHRDGHSIPVRVSSMVLERGGERLIWSSVEDVTADKQAEASLRLAASVFTHAREGIFITDAEGRIVDANQTFCEITGYAREEFIGQPANLLGSGSQTPDYHAAMWRMLRERGHWYGEIWSDKKSGEHYAAMLTISSVRDISGGITNYVALLTDITLMKAHEKQLEHIAHYDALTGLPNRVLLADRLKHAMAQSQRRGLSLAVAYLDLDGFKPVNDTHGHNVGDKLLNVLSDRMKDALRDGDTLARIGGDEFVAVLTDLHTRKDGEVVLDRMLQAVAEPVTVDGLVLRVSASIGVTLYPQDAAEAEVLMRHADQAMYLAKQAGKNRCHFFDVSYDAELKSLHASRQAVREGFERGEFLLHYQPKVNLKTGVVVGLEALIRWQHPVRGLLVPDGFLPQIEDHVISVEVGEWVIDTVLSQLDAWRAAGLNLPVSVNVGARQLQQGDFVVRLAALLAAHPEVDPQLLELEIVETNALEDMEQVCELMHACLAMGVRFSLDDFGTGYSSLTYLRRLPAGLLKIDQSFVRDMLDDADDMAIVEGVVGLAAAFQRDVLAEGVETVAHGTKLLELGCVLAQGFGIARPMPSDAVPAWVTSWRPDSAWNPGKPDAGAGDGGGDAG
- a CDS encoding cupin domain-containing protein: MRGVHFTPPAMHKTLTSFTGSSAPAEFDHPRPARLLEGNPLRTTWNHYEQDGVSAGAWSCEPGAWRIAFADDTDEFFHVLSGRIRITDEGGVAREFGAGEACVIPAGFKGVFEVLEAVSKHYVLVKRGAQ
- a CDS encoding fructosamine kinase family protein, which produces MSNVQKLNAETAQAIKVLSGLDFSGAEARALGGGCINRVLEVRAHDGPCCLKLNAAGALPMFDAEADGLAALAGNGAFRVPQVLACGATADEAFLLLEYIELHPLSGAEDGRRFAEALVQLHLDIGEDFGWGRDNFIGASPQANTPHHAWAQFFVRCRLAPQLERARSAGYGTALGSELEQVLARVPAMFLDYCPRPSLLHGDLWNGNAAVDAGGRPVIFDPAVYRGDRDADLAMSELFGGFPTAFYATYRAALPPAEGYAQRKTLYNLYHVLNHLNLFGRAYLGQAERMVRSLASELLR
- a CDS encoding Tll0287-like domain-containing protein, with product MRHPLLSALVPVLLTLSAAHAVADETALLAEARGVASSIPPKLIAVLQGEIAKGGTEGAIGVCRDKAPQMAKAASERTGWNIRRVSLKNRNPKAVPDAWERAALEAFDRRAAAGEAPATLEKGEVVVEGGVESYRYMKALPTQALCLSCHGSDTDIDPAVRTKLQALYPDDKATGYTVGEIRGAMTIRRPL